A segment of the Aureliella helgolandensis genome:
GTGCCCAGTTTTGGTCAAACAACGCGACGATTCGGTTGCTAGTGGATTCGCCCAGTTCGTTATCGACGCACATCAAGTGTGCTGAGATCATGGACGCCCCGCGATGCCCGTCAGCAAAGTAACTTTGCTGCGGCGCGCGGGCCAACGCGTTCACCCCCAGTGCGACGAGGCGCTTGTCGGAAAGCGACTGCTCCTCCGCCACTGCAAACCGGTCCAAACCGGCAGTTGCGAGAGCCAGCCCTGCAGTGCTTCCCGCAGCGAATTGCCTTCGATTGATCATTGGATACCCAACTGAGCACGCTAGCCAGAAATTTAAAATTGCCCTGCCACTCAGTCTACTAGATTCCTGCCATTCCCACTTCATCAGGGACCATCTACTGGAATTAACACGCGTACGGGTGCACTTGCGTCGGCGTTCCTATGCAATCCCAATTGAGCCTGCTGCTTCACAGTTGAACGTGGGCCAATTTGTCGAACAGCACTTTCATCAGTTCAGCCTTGCGCTGGGAATTGGTAGATAGTCGATCGCGAATCTGCTCGACGGTCAGCCATTCATAGCCGGACACCTCAGCAGGGTTGCAGGTTATCTGCGTGTCTTCAGCGACTTTGCTAAGCGAGCCGTAGTAAGCCTTGCCCTGCATGGGCCGGATCGACAATTCGACATCCCGGCTGCCCTGTCGTTCGGGGATTGGCCGGCGACCGATCCATATCGAGCGGCGAAAGTGCATCTGATTCCGACGAATGCCAAGCTCAATGTCGAGGCACTGACTGGTGGCCTGCTCGATTGAACCGTTGGGCTCGACTCCCTCCTGCGGTGGCATCCAAGCATCGCGGTTGGCGGCGGGCTGAATGAATAGGAAAGCATCGCGCTCGAGCGATTGGACCAAACAAATCACCACCGGCCGATAGCCTAGCAGGCGTTCTCGCGTCGGCCGATCGTAGGCCAGCTTTCCCACAACCTTGATCCATTCAAGCATCGGCAGCTCCCTTTCCGCCCTAGTGAAAATTTTTCGTTGTTAGCAACGACTCGCCGTCTCCGCGATACGTGACCAACGGCCCACCTTTCGCAACGCAGTCGTCTGTGAAAGCCATGTTGGTGGAAATGATTTCGGCATGCCAGTTGGCCGTTTGTGGGGCTTCTGAGCTGTCTTCTCAGCCGTTTTCCATTCGATCCTGACGTTCCAGTTCTTCTTCGTAAGCCAGGTCAATCATGTTGAGCACCGATTCGACGTCGGCTGCCTTTGTTGAAAACTCGAACTGGCCGGTGAGTTCCATATCTGCGGTCAGCTCACTCTTTTCGTGCAGATCCCACATCTCTTCGGCGTAGTGAGTTTCCGCTAGCTCCGGCGCAAACTGCGCGTAGTATTGCGTGATGGTCCGCACGTCACGCTGCAGCATGGTCTTCGCGTTGTTGTTTCCGGATGCATTGACGACTTGTGGGAAGTCGATAATGACCGGGCCAGTTGCATCTTGGAGGACATTAAATTCTGAAAGATCGCCGTGTACCAATCCGGCACATAGCATCCGCAACACATAGGTCATGACGGTGGCGTGATCTTTCACGGCTTGTTCGGCGGACATCGTGATGTCGTTCAGTCGCGGTGCCACGCCGCCGTCTCCATCGGTGATGAGCTCCATCAAGAGCACTCCATCGAACAGCCCATATGCTTTGGGGACCCGGACACCGGCCTCGGCGAGCTTATACAATGCGTCGACTTCGGCCCGTTGCCAAACGATTTCCTGTTCATCCCGGCCAAACTTGGAGCGATTGTCGATCGCCCTTTGCCGGCGGCTGTTCCGGATTTTTCGATCTTCCTGGTATTGGACCGCATTCTTAAAACTGCGTTGCGCCACATCCTTATATACCTTGGCACAGCGAGTTTCGTCGCCACAACGGACAAGGAAGACCTGGGCCTCCTTGCCGCTCATCAGCGAGCCCAAGACTTTGTCGATGAGCCCGTCTTCGATCAGGGGTTGTAACCGTTTACCGACTTTCAAGATGCTACCGCTTCAGAAGCATGGAAGCTTCCGCAGGAAAGGATGAGTGGCTGGGCAGGAGATCGCATCCCTGTCTTAACACCGCGTGCCGGGCGTAATGTAGCATTACGTAGCAAATGTCGCAAAGAGGCTTGTTCGCAGTCCCCGTCTTGGGGGTGACGCTCTTGGGGGCAGGGGGCAGCCACGCACAGGCCGAGCTATCATACTCTGCATAGGGCATTGAGGACCAGCCAGGCTGAAGCCGACGATCCACGCAACCTTCAACGAATTCAGGCAGAAAACCGATGGGACAACTCCATGATGTGGGCCAGGCTGACGGCTGGCGGTGTTGGCTATGCGACGAACCGGTCGACCCGAATATGCCACCCAACGATCCTCGCGGCGCCAGTATCGATACGCGGATCACTAAGGCCCGCGCAAAGAAAAGAAAACAGGACAAGAAAAATTTGCCATCAGAGCGGCTGGCACACAAGGGCTGCAACACGGGCAAGGGCGCAAACGATCCGGTCGTGTCTTGGCCGGATCACCTGATTGTCGCCGACCCGGCACCGATTATCACAGCCGTCGAGCGACTTGAGCGAAAGGGAGGCCGCGAAATCATGGCTCGCTGCCCCACGCGTGAGGATGCCGAAGCTGCATCCGTCTGGCTTGTGGATCGACTCTCGCGTCTTGCCCCCGGCTTGGAGGTACACACTGAAATCGCGACCACTGGAGGGCAATTTCTGGTCAACTTGTGCACGTAGAGGGCCGCGGAGTGCGGAAGTCGCTGCCGGATGTAGAAGTGAGACTATTGCCGGCCACTTCTATCGAATTTTGGGGGACTCAGAGAGTGGTCCATGAGGCCAAACAGTATGGGGCCATAGAGGCCCGTGCCCAAAAGTTACCCAAGGCACCTCAGACGGCCACTTCGCTGTGCGCAATATTGCCTCGCCTCGATGCCAGGTTGGGGGGAGCGGCCCATTACCAAATGGCAATTTGCCTCCCAGGATGACGCGATGCTGGACCTGAACCGAAGCATTGCCGATCAGACCGACATGCCGCACCGGGTTCCGTCGATCTTGAGAACTGATGGGTTTACTGCCCCGATTTCCGCCGAGTCAACTGTCCATGAAAATTTGGTCTATTTCTGACACTCATAACGAGCATCTTGGACTCCAAGTTCCAGATGTTGACTTGGTGATTCATTGCGGCGATGAGTCGACGCATGGTAAGGCTGTGCTGAACGAGCCTGAGGCGAGACGGTTCTTTGACTGGTATGCAGGCTTGGGCATTGCCACGAAGGTGTATGTACCAGGCAACCATTCGCTCGCAGTGGAATAAGGCCTGCTCCGCGCCGGCGAGTATCCCGGCATTCACTCCTCATCCATGAGTCGATGCGCTGGAACGGGCTGGAGCTGTTTGGTTCCCCCTACATGCCTCGATTTCACGACTGGGCATACATGAAGAAGCGAGAACAGCTCGATCTCGTTTGGCAATCGGTTCCCGATGATGTGCACAGCCTCATTGCGCACGGTCCGCCCAAGGGCATCTTAGATGTTACGCATGACATTGGGACGCACGGACTGATTCAAGTAGGATGTACTGCCCTGCGGCGACACGTCGACGAGCGGATCCGGCCGAAGCTTCATGCCTTCAGGCATTTGCACAACGAAAGAGGTCTCAGTAACTACGGGATGTTCACGCGTGGTGCGACGTCGTTCATCAATTGCTCATGCTGCAATCTCGCAGCGAAGTTGAAGAACAACGGGGTTGTTATCGAGTTGTAGCCAACGCAAAAGCTCCAGCGAGGGCTTGCTCATCCAGTAGCGTTAAGTTGATCTCACTCGACGCTTGGTGCCGGAGCGCTCGACGATTAAGTTAGTCGCTTCTTTGCCGTCGACGTCTCAGCACTCACAATCATGCGATTATTCCATCTCGCCCCAGTGGTTTTCGATGTAGCCGATCGTCGCTTGAATCGTGTATGCCTTTGTAACATGCACGCTCCCACCAGCCTCATGAGCGACTGGGCCACCATGCAGGTGTGCTCGGTATCATCGGATATCATGCCGCGCCCCAACAGAAATCGGTAGCGACCGGGCAGCCCGAGCAAGCGTGGTGCTCTTTGCGGTGTGAGGCCTTCGTAGGGCAGTCCCAACGCATCGCCGACAGCGGTTCCCAGGATACATCCGACAATGGCTTCGCGTTTCAAGACTTTGTTCATGAATCCAGCAACTTTAGATTCTCGATGACCCGGCTAACACGACACTCGAGCGAACCAGATAGCTTGATAAATTGGATGTTTCGGCGAATCAGATCCGACTCGATCTTCGCCTGAAACACCTTCCGGTGCACTTCGCCACTTCGATCCCATGTGTCATCATACGGGATGTCTGTGTCGCAAACAAAGCAGAGCCGATATCGTTCGCGACATGTGCCTGCCAATTCCGCAACTGTCGGGTGAGCCTCATGGTGATATTCAAGCGAGAATTGATACGTAGTGGTCGCGTCGGTATCGACAAATAGATAGCGATTCGCATCCGCAATGATCTCGTCCTCACGTTCGCGATGCCCGACTGCAATCTCAGCGAGCTGCTCCAGCGTTAGACGGCGGGCGACGTGGTGTGACTCCCAGTACTCTCGACCGAATTCTGGCACCCACTGCGTTTCTAAGCGTTTTGCCAATTCACGAGCAAT
Coding sequences within it:
- a CDS encoding metallophosphoesterase, translated to MKIWSISDTHNEHLGLQVPDVDLVIHCGDESTHGKAVLNEPEARRFFDWYAGLGIATKVYVPGNHSLAVE
- a CDS encoding metallophosphoesterase family protein, whose amino-acid sequence is MPRFHDWAYMKKREQLDLVWQSVPDDVHSLIAHGPPKGILDVTHDIGTHGLIQVGCTALRRHVDERIRPKLHAFRHLHNERGLSNYGMFTRGATSFINCSCCNLAAKLKNNGVVIEL
- a CDS encoding NUDIX domain-containing protein, which encodes MLEWIKVVGKLAYDRPTRERLLGYRPVVICLVQSLERDAFLFIQPAANRDAWMPPQEGVEPNGSIEQATSQCLDIELGIRRNQMHFRRSIWIGRRPIPERQGSRDVELSIRPMQGKAYYGSLSKVAEDTQITCNPAEVSGYEWLTVEQIRDRLSTNSQRKAELMKVLFDKLAHVQL
- a CDS encoding PA4780 family RIO1-like protein kinase; translated protein: MKVGKRLQPLIEDGLIDKVLGSLMSGKEAQVFLVRCGDETRCAKVYKDVAQRSFKNAVQYQEDRKIRNSRRQRAIDNRSKFGRDEQEIVWQRAEVDALYKLAEAGVRVPKAYGLFDGVLLMELITDGDGGVAPRLNDITMSAEQAVKDHATVMTYVLRMLCAGLVHGDLSEFNVLQDATGPVIIDFPQVVNASGNNNAKTMLQRDVRTITQYYAQFAPELAETHYAEEMWDLHEKSELTADMELTGQFEFSTKAADVESVLNMIDLAYEEELERQDRMENG